The Coregonus clupeaformis isolate EN_2021a chromosome 20, ASM2061545v1, whole genome shotgun sequence genome contains a region encoding:
- the LOC121533363 gene encoding (Lyso)-N-acylphosphatidylethanolamine lipase, translating to MSESLGWAKCPILDRVDLLPPSLPVTLVCGGGSWMDRATEARVAELRPNSYTCTVVVEGAAHDVYADQPEGFNILVQSNCDIVDQESLCV from the exons ATGTCGGAGTCCCTTGGCTGGGCCAAGTGTCCCATATTAGACCGGGTCGacctcctgcctccctctctcccagtgaCCCTGGTGTGTGGAGGTGGCTCCTGGATGGACAGGGCTACAGAGGCCAGAGTAGCAGAGCTGAGGCCCAACAGCTACACCTGCACTGTG GTGGTTGAAGGAGCAGCTCATGATGTCTATGCTGATCAGCCTGAGGGGTTCAACATACTCGTGCAGAGCAACTGTGACATTGTAGACCAAGAAAGTCTGTGTGTTTGA